DNA from Macadamia integrifolia cultivar HAES 741 chromosome 12, SCU_Mint_v3, whole genome shotgun sequence:
gtacagccgatcgatttttcatgaacgaggctctgataccattgatagaaaacagatacggaacgattcatgaagatcgataagcatgcatgacaaacactataaaatacacgttttaggcatacctgaatccatggttgaagaataagaactcctcaacgtcttcttgtatgctccttgtacaacacgatcaatgttggtctggtctaccctctttcccttatgcttttgattgttagcttcacttaatgggtcagtgataactatatatagggatgAGGGTAgtgaccaaccctgcaataaaattagggtttcctccccattaaggaaacaataccttaggtccacacatagtaataaatatttcataccattaaggtgtgctaatagaatccaatatctccatagagatcacttaccaataatattagattctttctgcttactccatctttaatcaacaccactaaatcggttttggaaataaatctttgactatgctagcctacctaataggaaatcttacaggCTGCAGTAAGACTCTATGGCTTCGGTATCCTTCCCCTGCTTCCAGTACCAGTTCATGAACGTCACATTGATGACTCCATCATAGACAAGGCAATGTTTTCGAAGCTCATCAAAGAGTTCATTTGCTCTCTCTAAGTTGCCCAAATTGAGGAACCCAGCGACAAGAATGTTGAAGACTAAAGAGTCAGCACCATGGCCCTTGTTGACCATCTCACGGAGGAGATTCATAGTGTCAGAGATCCGACCAGACCAGCGTCAACTAAACCCTTCTTGAGATGAAGGTAAGTCACTACCGAAGGGCTAAAAGGTGCGTTTGCGAGGATGTGGTGGTCAATTTCGATACTTGTATTGACGCGACCAGCAACACAATGGGTGTTGATAAGGACAGTGTAAGAGACCGCATTGGGAACAAAGTTCAACTGCCTAAAGAAAAAGGTGAAGGGACTGATAGCGTCGCCGTAGCGGTCAACGCGATACATAGCAACCATGATGGCATTGCAGGTGAAGACGGTAGGGTAGGTATTGAGAAGACTACATGGCGGGCGGTGGCGGAGGCACCATCGAGGTTGCCCGCTCGAACGAGGCTTTGGACTTTATCGTGAAGGTTTAAGCAGGGACCAACGAGTGCAGAGGTGGAATCAGGGAGGCAAGGAGCGTTAGGTTCGACGCGAGGGAGAGGAACGCTTGGGTCGCGACGGAGTTCGTGGAGTGGGGGGGTTCGATTCTGAGGCAGCGCTTGCAACAGCGTCGCTCTGCTGCGGCGTCTTCTGCCGAGGAGAAGACAAAGGAGCGAGATGAGAGTAGGTTATGATTCAGCTGTTGCTGCTGGTAGAGAGCAGAATTGGTGCAGGTGGAGGAGTAGGTGGTGAGTTGGGAGAAAGAGGGGATGATCGCCGGAGGGATCTGAAAAGGATACGATTAGAATGCCGGTGAATTTTTTGCATTAGCAGAAATTCAGGTCATTTGGGGTGCCCCGGCGAGAGGTTTCACTCTGAACAATAGAGACGAAAGGGGTAGCGGCTTGGGTTGAAGACAATTTTGGGATTTTAGGGTTTGATGttcaaagggtaaaatggtgattgactctttctattttttagggaaagatatcataagggtaaaattgtcttttcaaattaaaaaaaaaaaaaataacacccGTCTCACGATGTTAGGTTGACTagatttatttgtaataaacgaAACGCGAGGGGGTTCAATGTAATAAGGGAAATGTAAAGGGAGGTGGATGCaaattttcctaaaaataaCATCAAGAGATAGTTTAGGATTTCAATCGTTGCCTCTACTTTTTTTTGTCCTTATGCTTAAATAGGATAGGATAACAATTACAAAAGAGTTTCAACCTTTTACTCTACTAATGCCACTTCTTTAATAACTACTACTATAATCGATAACTCCTGCATAATTGATAATTTCTAAACAAACAAATTCTATCTCAAAAGTAACTATTCCTGCTCATATTTGCACGTAAGACATTACttacaattgaaaaaaaaatattgtcagTTTTGCATGCTTAGACTattaagggcctgtttgattttgtttttagaaacggtttttccattttctttgttCAAAAACGGAAATACACCCCAAAatccgtttgatttttctgtttcgtttcacttatttttggaaacaaaaatagaaatgtatgcctatttctgtgtctagaaataggaatggagaaacaagtttgacttgtttttctgtttctatttttggtacttcactcgacctacccaacccattgttgacaCTTTTCGCTATCCAAATGTGGCAATTCCAACttggttgtgcgaagctcatagttttggattgccttcatccttctgaagctcatctccatgaaCCATACTTGCAACTCCGACGCCATACCATCACTCATGAATTGCATTCCGATAAtgtcgtgccttcactcatgtcttaaACTCAACTACACTATTGAAAACGTTTCGGGAAAcacaaaaatcaaacacctttttgtctttccaaaaatcgtttcttagcacagaaaAAGCGAAAACCGTTTCTGCTGTTACTAGACACAGTAACAAGaggaacaaaatcaaatggaccctaagaATAACAGACATATTGATTCGATAAACTACATAAgcagcattgtgggtttgaagctACACTTGAATACAAAAAGTTCAGTAAATTTCAATACTGTCTTTTTATTGTTTCCTACGTTTTTTCTGGTCCAAAAATGCCTTTGCAAAAGCTATGTAGTAGGAAATTAATTTATAGTGATAGAACTAGTACAGTATCATAGGTTGCCTCAGTAAGAACATGTTTGCAATTTGACATCTTCGATTGGTAGCTTGTTGGTTGGAAAAGGGCAAGTGCTCTTGCCATTATCTAACAACAGAGAACAAGGTGGAGGAGTCACTTCACTGGTTGTTCCGGCGATATCGGTGCAGTTCCACTGCAATTTCTTAGGTTTTGCAGAGAGCCCAATTGTGACATTAGACATGCAAATTCCAGTAAAGGGATCATTGTCAATACCAGCCAAATTTGCAGCCATGGTGACATTCTGGGCAACCATGTAATTGTAATTAATCCCTTTAATAACAGGAAGTGCTTTGGGATCATAGCCATCATCTGGGTGAGAACCATAAGCTCCTGTCATCCAGAAGACATACTTCATTGTATTCAATGTAAATCTTCTTACAAATATGTCTTTCACATATCCACCTCTCCCAGGAGCTGATTTGATCCTCACCCCGGACTCTGAGTTCAAAGCATAAATGTCTTCAATCCTGACATCCTCGATGCCACCGGACATCTCACTTCCGAGAGCGATAACAGCACTGTCAGGTGAAATGCAGGTGAACCTTCTGATAATGACATGCTTCGTGGGCATCCCGAAAGCTATTCCATATTGATCCCAACCACTCTTTATTGCAATGCAGTCATCTCCTGAAACTACAAAACAGTCTTCAATTCTAACATTTGTGCATGAATCTGCATTTCATAGGAGAAAACGAAAACAACAATTCAGTGTCAACCCAGTTAGTAGAATGAATCAAGAATTGAATTGATACATAAGGAGCATCGTCTCTGACAAACCCGGATCAATCCCATCAGTGTTTGCTGAATCAGTTGGTGCAAGGATGGTAAGGCCCAACACTAACACATTACTGCAATGACAAAATTTTGATCAAAACTGAGAGATCTTGCTCATGGAGACAAATTAATGAGATTCGATTTAAGAATTAATAGGATCAAACCTGCTATAAACAGGATGAACAACCCAAAATTGAGAGTTAAGAAGAGTCAGATTGGATATCTGGACTTGGTTAGAGTACATGATCTCAATCAGGTGAGGCCGAGTATAGTTAGTCTGGTTATTGCGGAATTTTTCCCACCAAATAGCACCTTGGCCATCAATGGTGCCGTTATTACCTGAAATCAAAGAACCCATCACAGTCGAGCAATAAGGGAGAAAACCCAGAAATCCAGAAACCCAGAATCTATTTATTGTGATTTTGTTGTAATGAACAGAGACGTATACCTGTAATGACAATATCAGTTAGGTTTGTACCATAAATGAAAGCTCCATATCTTGGACCAGGTAATTCTCTTCCTCTCCCATAGGAAGGCAAAGGAGGGATAATGGGATAGTCTTTCTCATCCTGATCAAGCTAAGcaaatcaaaaacaaaaccaGAGAACAGGAGGTGAAGATTGAAGAACAATATAGATTAAACAGAGACCTGGGAAGCAAGGATAACAGCATCCTTGTGTAGAAACAGAGTGAAATGACTGGTAAGGTTGAAGCTCCCAGTGAGCCATTTTCCAGCAGGAACGATTAATTGGGATCCACCTTGAGCTCCAAACTGGCTGAGATGTTCAATTGCCTTACGGAAGGCAATGGTATTTGAAGTCTTTCCATCTCCAACACCTCCAAAATCGGTCAGTGACGCGCTGTGTTTTCTGCAATTTATCGCTTCGTAACTGAAGCTGGAACCCGATTCAGCTCCTTGTAAGCCCACCAATCCAAGCAATACTATCACTGCGACTGTCTCAATTATCTGTGATTTGCAGTTTTGGAAgcacaaaaattaaatatttagacACAAACTAATAAACCCaacttcaaacaaaaaaaattgaactgatggaggtgaaagtaaaaaaatgaaTCTGAAAATGAAAACCAGACGTTTTGTGATTTGAGattaaaaaggggaagaacAAAAGCTTCAGACGATACAGAAATGTttaaaaacaagaaacaaacaaagagaaaataggaaaacagggaggagtagaagaagaagaagaagtgttaCTTGTTTTATTCTGGGATTTCTAGAGGAAGCCATTGTGAGAAAGGAAATTCTTCAGAAAAATAGTAATGGGTTGCAGAGTCAACATGACTTGGcattatttatagagaaaaaaaatgagaattttaAGGAAAACCCTCGACATAAAAGATTTAAATCCCTTAGTGGTAGGTAGTTTTGAAAATCTATTATAAGTGAGAGGCTCTGTAAGAGGAATCCATCTCTATCTATCACAAAAAACTGTTCTTATTCACATATGAGGGTAGATTATGAAACTACTGatcatttttgggaaaaaaaaaaagttagaaaagATCAATTATTTATGGCAATTTTGGATTGATGAGTCTACCAGATTATTTTTTACTATATATGGAAAATTAGGTGGGATTTGAAAAATTCTATGATTAGTTAGCCTCTATATTTAGGTTATAATTGATTCCGAGCACTAAGGGTTAGTATTAGtattataactttttttttggtaaggagtATTAGTATTATAACAGTGTCTGTAATTCCAAAACATATATTCCTATTTATACAAATAATTAAGTAATTATTCATAAGCATAAAAATATCCAAGTATCCATCCATAAAGGCTTAGTTAGAATATTAGGTTTGAGTCAAAGTGAAAAATATTGAAAACTGAGTCAAAAGTCATGTAGACctctatatataaaaaatagcAAGATGTGGTCAAAGTCATTCTAAATTTCACTTGATGGAGTTTTTCCCAAGTCACACGCACGCGAATCtagttatctctctctctctctctctctctctctctctctctctctctctcctttcgcTGATCTAAGGAGGTCACTCCCTCAAAGTGTAgtatgtcttcttttttttttctagcttACTATGATTTGGAAATTCATGAAGAACTATGTTTCTAAACAAAAGAGTTCaactgcgtttggtagtcatctagAAAACGTGTTtgaagttttttcgttctatggaaacaaaaaaaaaggaataaaatgtttggtgtcaacttcttgttttttggtttttttctttggaacaaaaagggggaaaaatgctagaaacgtaaaatgatggaacgacaaagccttgttccgtcatttcaatttcattccaaatacataaaaaagtgaacaaaacTAGGCACCATATTAGATATACTCCAGTTGTTATGTATATTAGATCCACTCCAACTAAGGACCATGAATCGCTTTCTTATTTCCTGAAGATACTATATCCCATGCAATCTCCTATGATCCTATCTATACAAGGATCTCATATATCTTGCATGGGTTATCTAAGGCAGTGATGGGTTGTAATCTAGTGACTTTCTATATTATGTAATTGGTAATTTTTTAACAAAGTAATGAAATTATTCTTTAAAATCCCTGTACCATCACTGCCTTGTGATTCCTACCAATAacgtaaaatagaaaaatacagagataaaaaaaaaaaaaaaaagggataggATTGGCTTTAATGACAAAACCATAGCATCCAGTCTGTCTAAGTAGGAGGTAGCCCGCCTCGACTCAACAGTTGCGCATTACCGTTTTCCTTCGCTACTTTCTATACTAATTCCTATTATATAGGATAGGATAAATGGTTGCAACTTACAATCCACCCTCTCCACGTTTTCTTGGACCCTCTCTCTACTCCACCTTGTAACTCCTCCTACAACTTCTCCCTTAACCCACTAGTAATAACTCTCGTAACTTCTATTACCCACTAATACAACTTCTCACAAACGACACCAAGATGAAGCGGGATTGAGCTCCTCTATGGCCAACACAGTGTCCGACATGCATCCAATGGCTAGAAATGCCTTGGCACAGAGCCCAAGGTGGTCACACGTAGCCCAAGGCATTGTTAGGCATTGGATGCGCACCGGACATTGTCTTGCGCcacagaggagccaaatccgATGAAGCGTGCAGAGATCTgtaaagagaaaataggaaaattaagaCAAGAGAGGGAttgagataaaaataaataaataaaatctaataaaGGATAATGTTGGCTTTACGGACGAAGTATGACGTCCCGACCTATTGGGAGGTAGCCGACCTCTTCTCAAGATAAAATCAAGAGATAGTTTAGGATTTCATTCGTTGTCTCTacattttttctccttcctcttaAATAGGAAAAGATAACAGTTACATAAGAGTTTCAACCTATTACTCTACTAACACCACTTCTCTAAATAACTACTACTATAACCGGTAACTCCTGCATAATTGAAAATTCCTAAACAATCAAATTCTATCTCAAAAGTAACCCCACTCATATGTGCACGTAACATTCCATCCCTATTAAGAATGGTCTTGTCCTCAAAATCACTTGTTGTAAATTGCATCTTCATTCTCTAGATCCTCCCAAGTCGCTTATCATGTTGGTTGTCTTCCCTTGGCTGAATTGAGGAAGTCATGATCTCGTTTCTCTAAAGAGAAGTTGTAGAAATTCCACTGGTGGATCCCTTGCCTGAGCGCAGATACCAGATGATGCGTGCAAGGATTTCgtaaagagaaaataggaaaattaagataaaagacggattgtcataaaaaaaaaaattaaaatataataaaggaTAGGGATGGGTTTATGGACGAAGTCATGGCATCCCGGCTTATTGGGAGGTAGCCGACctcttttaataataaaaataagggatttttacatccacctccccttGCGTTTGCCCTTATTACATCGACCCCCCACGCGTTtcgtttattacaaataaaccaACCCAACCTAACACGGTGAGGTTGGTGTTATTTTTTAAGTtgaaaagatgattttacccttataatATCTTAacctaaaaaggaaaatgtcaatgaccattttacccttgctGCCCCCTTCATCTCTGTTGTCCAGAGTGAAGCCTCTCGCCGGTGGCACCCTAAATGACTCGAATTTATGCTAACGTAAAAAACTTTCCGGTATTCATGGCATAAGGCTTCAACTTGGGCTAAGTTCCAGCCTTCTTAAACACCTCAATCACCTCCGAGAACTTTCCCAATCGGGAACACTCATTCACCTTAATATTAAATGCATCCGTATTCACAGCTTGGTAACTTGGTGGGTGTGGTTGTCCAACATTTAGTGGAAAATAGTCGAAGCCTCTGCCTTCTTGTCATACTTGAGAAGTACTTTCAATAGGGAATTGCAAGTGACGGGACTCATCTTGAATTGACGAACAAGAAGGCTGTGGTAGGACTCCATGGCTTTGGTATCCTTCCCCTGCTTCCAGTACCAGTTCATGAACGTCGCATTGACGACTCCATCATAGACAAGGCAACATTTTCGAAGCTCGTCAAAGAGTGCATTTGCTCTCTCTAAGTTGCCTAAATTGAGGAACCCAGTGATAAAAATGTTGAAGACTAAAGAGTCTGCACCATGGCCCTTGTTGAGCATCTCACGAAGGAGATCCATAACGTCAGAGATCTGACCAGCATCAACTAAACCCTTCATAAGATGACGGTAAGTCACTAGCGAAGGGCTGAAGGGTGTGTTTGCAAGGATGTGGTGGTAAATTTTGAAACTTGTATCGACACGACCAGCATCACAATGGGAGTTGATAAGGATAGTGTAAGAGACCACATTGGGAACAATGTTCGACTGCCTAAAGAAAAAGGTGAAGGGCCTAATAGCGTCACCGTAGCAGTCAGCACGATACATTGTAGAagtgcaaccctaaaacgatgcagaagataatggaaaaacataaCAAACAATGCTTACAAATTTACGAGGTTCCGCAAGGCTTCCTATGTCcctagtgagatgagatcatgcttcactatcaatggagaatagagttacagtgCTTGTCCCTCAcccctctcagtattgcttgcattacaaagagAGAAAccttcgctacaaatatatagtgaaagactctaatccgaaaagtacacaattatcctcaaataaaaaatttgaagtgctgcaccagtactccctgggttaaactgtgatggaatacaagacatcatacaccaacaatctccacattggcttgaattctgtcaaaTCTCCTGTAAAGATatcttgtagacgtcttcatcctcgtacctcatcagaggtacaaacccgctcCTATTTGGTGCgcccctcatcttcaacaatgagt
Protein-coding regions in this window:
- the LOC122058248 gene encoding probable polygalacturonase, which translates into the protein MASSRNPRIKQIIETVAVIVLLGLVGLQGAESGSSFSYEAINCRKHSASLTDFGGVGDGKTSNTIAFRKAIEHLSQFGAQGGSQLIVPAGKWLTGSFNLTSHFTLFLHKDAVILASQDEKDYPIIPPLPSYGRGRELPGPRYGAFIYGTNLTDIVITGNNGTIDGQGAIWWEKFRNNQTNYTRPHLIEIMYSNQVQISNLTLLNSQFWVVHPVYSSNVLVLGLTILAPTDSANTDGIDPDSCTNVRIEDCFVVSGDDCIAIKSGWDQYGIAFGMPTKHVIIRRFTCISPDSAVIALGSEMSGGIEDVRIEDIYALNSESGVRIKSAPGRGGYVKDIFVRRFTLNTMKYVFWMTGAYGSHPDDGYDPKALPVIKGINYNYMVAQNVTMAANLAGIDNDPFTGICMSNVTIGLSAKPKKLQWNCTDIAGTTSEVTPPPCSLLLDNGKSTCPFPTNKLPIEDVKLQTCSY